One region of Exiguobacterium acetylicum genomic DNA includes:
- a CDS encoding DUF3388 domain-containing protein → MSEFEQWYLEYELKVNRPGILGDIASLMGMLHISIVTINGVDHQRRGMLLQTKQPDQIPRLAAILKTMSTIEVIKLRKPKLRDRIAIRHGRYIDQSSDERKTFRFVREDLGILVDFMAELCKQDGHLLIGVRGMPRVGKTESIVAASVSANKKWLFLSSTLIKQTVRTSLFDDERTGDYVYIIDALVSQRNFDERHWQILREVMRLPATKIVEHPDAFVKSSEYTWDDFDYIIELRNTTEEIIVTELPRSHGGNDWFNFE, encoded by the coding sequence GTGAGTGAGTTCGAGCAATGGTATCTCGAATATGAATTAAAGGTCAACCGTCCCGGTATACTCGGGGACATTGCTTCGTTGATGGGAATGTTACATATTTCGATCGTAACGATCAATGGTGTCGATCATCAACGACGCGGTATGTTGCTCCAAACGAAACAACCGGATCAAATTCCACGACTCGCCGCTATTCTCAAGACGATGTCAACCATAGAGGTCATCAAACTACGAAAACCAAAACTACGCGACCGAATCGCGATTCGTCACGGGCGCTATATCGATCAAAGCAGTGATGAACGAAAGACGTTCCGCTTCGTTCGGGAAGACTTAGGGATTCTCGTCGATTTCATGGCAGAGCTATGTAAACAGGATGGGCACTTGTTGATTGGTGTCCGCGGCATGCCACGCGTCGGTAAGACGGAATCGATCGTCGCAGCGAGTGTCAGTGCGAATAAGAAATGGCTGTTCCTATCGTCGACGTTGATTAAACAGACGGTTCGAACATCGTTGTTCGATGATGAGCGGACGGGTGATTACGTCTACATCATCGATGCGTTAGTGTCACAACGTAATTTCGATGAGCGACACTGGCAAATCCTGCGTGAAGTCATGCGTCTACCGGCGACGAAGATTGTCGAACATCCGGATGCGTTCGTCAAATCCAGTGAGTATACGTGGGATGATTTTGATTACATCATTGAATTACGCAACACGACTGAAGAAATCATTGTGACTGAACTGCCTCGTTCCCATGGTGGAAATGATTGGTTCAACTTTGAATAA
- a CDS encoding helix-turn-helix domain-containing protein gives MEGVLPMTELGTYLKEQREALGVSLEQIQTTTKIQKRYIVAIEEGNYDQLPGAFYARAFIKTYAEALGLDVDEVFTTYKRDLPEPEAQPVVELSRRATYSKSSAPKKSVAKRWIPNIIIIVLIFAIGAALYYGLQTFLDGNEEAKTSAPKQNDVTIDQGDAPSKETDAPAKTEEEPKEEPAKQEETKEEPKKEALAAKSTSGQDVTYEVATKDTMSVSIQIKKDASPSPFVGVRDTSLEGEALAPDHINASDPNPIVVKDAKTDLIRIRIGSIKGIDKIVVNDQELKLNRSLLVQNIYLKKVATP, from the coding sequence ATGGAAGGTGTGTTACCGATGACCGAGCTCGGAACCTACTTAAAAGAACAACGGGAGGCACTTGGTGTCTCTCTCGAACAAATTCAAACGACGACGAAGATTCAAAAGCGTTACATCGTCGCGATCGAAGAAGGAAATTATGATCAATTGCCGGGTGCTTTTTACGCCCGGGCCTTCATCAAGACATATGCGGAAGCACTCGGTCTTGACGTCGATGAAGTCTTTACGACCTATAAACGTGATCTTCCGGAACCGGAAGCACAACCGGTCGTCGAACTGTCACGACGCGCGACGTATTCGAAATCAAGTGCTCCGAAGAAGAGCGTTGCGAAGCGTTGGATTCCGAACATCATCATCATCGTGCTAATCTTTGCAATCGGTGCTGCCTTGTATTATGGTCTGCAGACGTTCCTCGACGGTAACGAAGAGGCGAAGACGTCCGCACCGAAGCAAAATGATGTCACGATCGATCAAGGGGACGCGCCAAGTAAAGAGACGGATGCGCCTGCGAAGACGGAAGAAGAGCCGAAGGAAGAACCGGCGAAGCAGGAAGAAACAAAAGAAGAACCTAAAAAAGAGGCACTTGCTGCGAAGTCGACATCTGGTCAAGATGTCACGTATGAAGTCGCAACGAAAGATACGATGAGTGTCTCGATTCAAATCAAGAAAGATGCCTCTCCGTCGCCATTCGTTGGTGTACGTGATACATCACTTGAAGGAGAAGCACTCGCGCCAGACCACATCAACGCATCGGATCCGAATCCGATCGTCGTGAAGGACGCGAAGACGGACTTGATCCGCATCCGGATCGGTTCGATTAAAGGGATTGATAAAATCGTCGTCAATGACCAAGAACTGAAACTGAACCGTTCGCTTCTCGTCCAAAACATCTATCTAAAGAAAGTAGCCACGCCGTAA